Genomic segment of Streptomyces sp. NA02950:
GTCCGCCTTGCGCTCACCGTCGCCGAAGGCCGCGTTCCACAGGTCGGGAACCTTGGAGGGCAGGTCGAGCAGCGAGTCGATGCCGTCCTGGACCATGGTGCCCATGCGGTCCACGGACTGTCCGAAGGACTGCTGGACCACACCGCTGGCCGGGGTGAAGCCGAGGAAGCCGGCCGTGACGTACTGGCCCTCCACATAGCCGCCGTCCCCGTCGGACTTGGCCACCTGGTTCTTTATGAGGTTGGCGTGCAGGGTCTTGCGGACGCCGTCCCGCTCGACGGTGATCGTGGCCGGTCCGGTGGTCTTCCGGATGTCCTGCTGGAGGGTGCTCCAGTCGGGCGTCGGATGGCCGTTGAAGGCGACGATCTTGTCGCGGGGCTTGAGCCCGGCGGCCTTGGCGGGGGAGTCCTTGGCGCTCTTGGGGCAGCTGTCGGTGGAGGCGGAGGCCGCGACCACACACTGGGAGACGGTGCCCACGCTGGTGGTCTGGGTGTTGACGCCGAAGGTCATCATCACCCCGAGGAAGATCACCACGGCGAGGACCAGGTTCATGAACGGCCCGGCGAACATCACGATCACGCGCTTCCACGGCTTGCGCGTGTAGAACAGCCGGGACTCGTCCCCGGGCTGGAGCTCCTCGAAGGCGGCCGACCGGGCGTCCTCGATCATGCCCCGCCAGGGCGAGGTGGAGCGCGCGGCGATCTTGCCGTCGTCACCGGGCGGGAACATCCCGATCATGCGGATGTAGCCACCGAGCGGGACCGCCTTCACGCCGTACTCGGTGTCGCCCTTCTTGCGGGAGAAGATGGTCGGCCCGAAGCCGACCATGTACTGCGGAACCCGGATGCCGAAGAGTTTGGCCGTGGAGAGATGGCCGAGCTCATGCCAGGCGATCGAGAAGAGCAGGCCGACGGCGAATACGACTATGCCGAGGACCGTCATCAGTGTCGTCATGCGCGAGCCTCCGGGGTCGCCTTCGCCGCTCGGGCGGCCAGTTCACGGGCGCGGGCACGGGCCCAGCTCTCGGCCTCGAGGACGTCCGCGACGGTGAGCTGGGTTCCCGCGGTGGGGGTGCCGTGCTCCGCCACCACCTCCGCGACCGTATCGACGATTCCGTTGAAGGGCAGCTTCCGGTCAAGGAAGGCGTCCACGCACTCCTCGTTCGCCGCGTTGAAGACGGCGGGCGCGGTACCGCCGAGGGAGCCGACGTGCCGGGCGAGGCCGATCGAGGGGAACGCCTCGTTGTCCAGCGGGAAGAACTCCCAGGTGTGGGCCTTGGACCAGTCGCAGCCGGGCGCGGCGTCCGGCACCCGCTCGGGCCAGCCGATGCCGAGCGCGAGGGCCATCCGCATATCGGGCGGGCTCGCCTGGGCGAGCGTGGAGCCATCGGTGAATTCAACCATCGAGTGGATATACGACTGCGGGTGGACGACCACCTCAATCCGTTCGAAGGGAATGTCGTACAGCAGATGGGCCTCGATCACCTCCAGCCCCTTGTTGACGAGGGTCGCGGAGTTGATCGTGATCACCGGGCCCATGTCCCAGGTGGGGTGGGCCAGCGCCTGATCGGGTGTGACCGAGGTCAGCTCCTCCTTCGTCCGGCCGCGGAAGGGGCCGCCGGAGGCGGTGACGACCAGCTTGCGCACCTCCTGCCGGGAACCGCCCAGCAGCGCCTGGAAGAGGGCGGAGTGCTCGGAGTCGACGGGGACGATCTGGCCGGGCTTGGCGACGGCGCGCACCAGCGGCCCGCCGACGATGAGGGACTCCTTGTTGGCCAGCGCCAGGACCCGGCCCGCCTCCAGGGCGGCCAGGGTCGGCGCCAGGCCGATGGAGCCGGTGATGCCGTTGAGCACGGTGTGGCACTGGGAGCGGGCCAGCTCGGTGGCCGCGTCGGGCCCGGCCAGGATCTCCGGCAGCGGCTCACCGGGGCCGTAGTGCGCGGCCAGCGCCTCGCGCAGCTCGGGCACCGCCTCCTGCCGGGCCACCGCGACCCTGGCCACCCGCAGCCGGTGGGCCTGCTCGGCCAGCAGCCCGGCCCGCCCGCCGGCGGCGGACAGGCCGGTCACCCGGAAGCGGTCGGGGTTGCGCAGCACCACGTCGATGGCCTGGGTGCCGATCGATCCGGTGGAGCCCAGGATCACGAGGTCGCGCAGCGCCCCGGCGGCAGCGGCCGCCGCCGGGAAGCGCAGATGCGGGTCAGCCAGGGATTCCGTCATCCCCCCATTGTGGCCGCTCGGGGGGACGACTCGATGCCAGGGGCTGTCAGGGGCCGTCAGTGCTTGACGAGCCCTGTCAGGCCCTGGGATCACGGACCGGGGTCGGTCAGCGGATGGGGCGGTGGACGTTGTCCTTCGTGGAGGGGCCGGGGGTGGCGTCGGCGATCCAGGGACCGTCGCCGCTGGGGTCGAGGACGCCCTCCTCCAGCCAGGTGTAGGAGCCGGAGAGCACCCCGGAGACAACCTTGCGGTCGAGCTCGTCGGTGTTGGTCCACAGCCGTCCGAAGAGCTCCTCGGCGCGGATCCGGGCCTGCCGGCAGAAGGCGTCGGCCAGCTGGTACGCCTCCACGCCGTGGTCGCCGCGGCTGCGCAGCATCTCGGCCCGCACACAGGCGGCGCTCATGGCGAACAGCTCCGCGCCGATGTCGACGATCCGGCCGAGGAAGCCCTGCTTGGTCTCCATCCGGCCCTGCCAGCGCGACATGGCGTAGAACGTGGAGCGCGCCAACTTGCGCGCCGAACGCTCCACATAGCGCAGATGGGGCGAGAGGTCCCGGTGCCCCTCGGGGTGGAACTCGCCATAGGCGCCGGGGAGTTGGCCGGGCCCGGTGACCAGACCGGGCAGCCAGCGCGCGTAGAACCCACCGGCCTTGGCGGCCGCCTTCCCCTTGTCCGACAGGGACTTGTCCGGGTCGATGAGGTCGCCCGCCACCGACAGATGGGCGTCGACGGCCTCGCGGGCGATGAGCAGATGCATGATCTCCGTGGAACCCTCGAAGATCCGGTTGATGCGCATATCGCGGAGCATCTGCTCTACGGGGACGGCCCGTTCGCCGCGGGCGGCGAGCGAGGCCGCGGTCTCGAAGCCGCGGCCGCCGCGGATCTGGACCAGTTCATCGGTCATCAGCCAGGCCATCTCGCTGCCGTACAGCTTGGCGAGCGCCGCCTCGATCCGGATGTCGTTGCGGTCCTCGTCGGCCATCTGGGAGGCCAGGTCGATCACGGCCTCCAGCGCGAAGGTGGTCGCGGCGATGAAGGAGATCTTGGCGCCGACGGCCTCGTGACGGGCGATCGGCTTGCCCCACTGCTCACGCGCGGCGGACCACTCGCGGGCGATCTTCAGACACCACTTCCCGGCGCCCGCGCACATCGCGGGCAGCGAGAGCCTGCCGGTGTTGAGCGTGGTCAGCGCGATCTTGAGCCCGGCGCCCTCGGGACCGATGCGGCTGATGGCGGGGACACGGACCCGGTGGAAGCGGGTCACACCGTTCTCCAGACCGCGCAGCCCCATGAAGGCGTTGCGGTTCTCGACCGTGACGCCTTCGGCCGCCGTTTCGACGACGAAGGCCGTGATCCCGCCCTTGTGCCCCTCGGACCGCGGCACCCGGGCCATGACCACGAGCAGATCGGCGACCACACCGTTGGTCGTCCACAGCTTGACGCCGTCGAGGATGTAGTCGTCCCCGTCCGGGACCGCGGTGGTGGCGAGCCGGGCCGGGTCGGAGCCCACGTCCGGTTCGGTGAGCAGGAACGCCGAGATGTCGGTGCGCGCGCAGCGCGGCAGGAACAGGTCCTTCTGCTCCTGGGTGCCGAAGAGTTTGAGCGGCTGCGGCACACCGATGGACTGGTGGGCGGAGAGCAGCGCGCCGACGGCGGGGCTGACGGACCCGGCCAGGGCCAGCGCCTTGTTGTAGTAGACCTGCGTGAGGCCCATGCCCCCGTACTTGGTGTCGATCTTCATGCCGAGGGCGCCGATCTCCTTGAGACCGTTGACGGTCTCGTCGGGGATCCGGGACTCCCGCTCGATGCGCGCGGCGTCGATCCGCGTCTCGCAGAACTCGCGGAGCTTGACGAGGAACGCCTCGCCGCGCCGCACGTCGTCCGGGGCGGGGGAGGGGTGCGGATGGATCAGATCGAGTCGGAAGCGGCCGAGGAACAGCTCCTTGGCGAAGCTCGGCTTGTGCCATACCTGTTCGCGGGCGGCCTCGGCCACCTGGCGCGCTTCACGTTCGGACACCGGCCTGACGGAGGATGCGGTCATCGGTGCTCCCTTGCCGCGAATGAAGATCTCGTGACATTACCGGCACGTACCGCTGCCAGTGTGCCTCCGGTCGGGCACGTCGGCAAAGCGGGCGGACGCGGGGATTCTCGGCGGATCCCCGAGTGGGGCGCGAGGGAGCCGTGCCACGCTGCCCGGGGCACCGGGACCGGCCCGCCCCGGCTTCTCCGGTTGAGGGTCCGCGGGAGCCGGGACGGGTCCGGGGGCACCCTTCACGGCAGGTCCAGGGCATCGCTCAGGACCCTGTCCCCGCAGGCTCGTTTCGCACCCCGTGTGACATGTTCCCTGCCACACTCATCCTGGGGAGAACCGCACGCTTAGGGGGGTGCCACGCATGGCGGGACATCAGCCTTTCTGTCCTTCCCGCCATCCGTGGGACGAGGAGCGGGCGGACGGCGGGAGGGACGCCGGGGACAGCTCCTGGGCGCGTTCGGTCGGCGGCTCCGCCGGCGGCCGCCAGGACGGCGGTCCCGCGTACCGTCCCGGCCCCGGCCGCTCGGGCCCGGACGATCCGCGCGCCCTGGCCGCCATCGGTCTGCGGCTGGCCCGGCGCGGGGACGCCGACGGGGCGCGGCAGTGGCTGACACGGGCCGCCCGCACGGACGATCCGGAGGTGCTGTGCACCGTCGCGGGCGTACACCACCGGGTGCTCGGCGACCCCCGTGCGGCGCGGCCCCTGTACGAGCGCGCGGCGCGCTACGGCTCGACGGACGCCATGCGGGCGCTGGGCGTCCTCCTCGCCGAGCAGGAGCGGCGGCCGGCCGCCGAGGCCGAGCGCTGGCTGCGCGAGGCGGCCGGGACCGGCGACCCGGACGCGGCGCACCGGCTCGCCCGGGCGCTCCACGAGCGCGGTGAGCTCGGGGAGGCGGTGGTCTGGTTCGAGCGGGCGTATCTGACCGGGGGCGATCCGGACGCGCTGGGCGGCCTCGTCAGAACCCTGCTCGCTCTGGGGCGCGCGGACGAGGCGCGCGGGCTGCTGGAGGCGGCCGCGGAGCGGGGCGGCCCGCCGGCCGTCGATGGGGACGCCTCCCCCGCCGGGCAGGACGGCGCGGCGCATCCGGCTCCTCCGCCGCTGCGGGCACCGCCCGTGACGCCCGTGAGCCAGGAGCCGCCGAAGCGTCCGCCGACCGCGCCCGGACCCGTCGGACCCGCGCCTTCGGCGTCCGGCGCGGATCCCGCGCGCCCCCGGCCCGCCGTCACCATCGATCCCGGCGATCCCCTCACCTCCGCGGACGGGCTGCGGCTGGCCTACGCCCGGACCGGCGATCCCCAACTGCTCGAACTCGCCCTGGACATGTGCCGACTGGCGGTCCAGACGTACCGGGGCTCCGCCCGCGCAGACCGCTACGCGCTCGCCCTCTCCACGCTCGGGGTGCTGCTGCGCATGGCTGACGAACACGAGCGCTCCCCGGGGGCGCTGGCCGAGGCCGTCGAGACGGGACGGGCGGCAGTCGCCGCCGCCACCCGGGAGGACCCGGAGTACGCCCGGCATCTGTCCGGTCTCGCCGACTCCCTCCAGGAGGTGTTCGAGCGGTCGGGCGACCTCGCCGTGATCGACGAGGCCATCGCGCTGTACCGCACCTGTCTTTCGGCGGTCCCGCCCTCCCACCCCGAACACGCCGGCCTGCAAACGGACTTCGGCACCTGCCTGCTGCGCCGCGCCTGCCAGGACCCGGACCCCGCCCTCCTCGACGAGGCCGTGCTCGCCGGGCGGTCGGCGGTGCAGGGCACTCCCCCGGGCCATCCGCGCTATCCGATCGCCCTGAGCAATCTGGGCGCCGCGCTCCTCCAGTACGCGATCGCCACCGTCCACCTGCCCGCGCTGGACGAGGCCGTCGATGCCTACGAACGCGCCCTGGAGGCGTTCCCGGCCGGTCATCCGGCCCGTGAGCGGGCCCAGGAGGCGCTGGACACCTGCGCCCGGGTCCGGCAGGCGGTGCACACCGGGCGCGGCACCATCCAGCGGCCCCGGGCCGCCGGGCGCGGAGCGTCCGCCGGGGCCGCCGCCGCGCTGCGGGAGGCGGCCGCCCGGCTCGCCGCGTACGGGCGCAGCCACGAGCTGCCGGATCTGGAGGCGGCGGTGGCGGGCTTCGAGTCCGTGCTGCGGTCCTCCGCCGACTCCGGGCTGCGCGCCGCGGCGGCGAACGGGCTGGGCGCCGCCGCGCGGTCGCGCCACGAGCGGGGCGGCGAACGCCGCGACCTGGACCGGGCGGTCGATCTGTTCGCGGACGCGCTGGCGATGAGCCCGCCGGACGATCCGGGGGTGAACGCCGTGCGGGCGCGGCTGTCCGGGGTACTGCGGCTGCGCTGGCGGCTGACCGGCGACGGCGAGGATCTGACGGCCGCCGTCGAGCTGTCGCGCGCCGCGCTGGCGGCGACCGCGCCGGAGGACCCGTGCCGCCCGGAGCGGCTGTCCGGACTCGCCGGAGGGCTGCTGGGGATCTTTCTGCACCACCGGGACCCCTCGGCGCTCGCCGAGGCCGTCCGGATCTGCCGCGAGGCGCTGGCCGCCACCCCCGACGACGGCGAGGCCCGCGCCCTCGCCCGCTCCCGGCTCGCCGAGACGCTGCGGCAACTGGCCGGGCTGGAGGGCACGGGGGCGGCCGAGGCGCTGGACGAGGCGGTCGCGCTGGCACGGGCGGCGCTCGACGCCACGCCCGCCGACCGGCCGTTGTCCGCGCACCTCCGGTGCCGACTGGGCGTCACCCTGCACCAGCGGTTCACCGCCCGCGCCGGCCCGGAGGATCTGTGTGCCGCGGCGGACGCCGCCCGGCGCGCGGTGGCCGCCACTCCGGCCGGCCATCCCGACCGGCCCGAGCGGCTGAGCGTGCTGGCGCAGGTGCTGCGTCGTGATCACGAGCGGCGGCGAAACGCGGATGGGCCGGGCGCGCCGGAGGGGCTGGAGGAGCTGGTCGAGGCCGCTCGCGCGGCGGCCGACGCGGCACCGCCGGGCCACCGGCTGCGCGCCCAGGCGCTCGCCCGGTACGCCCAGGCGCTGGGGCTCCGGGCGGCGGCCGGGCGGGACGCCGGGGCGCGGGCGGCGGCCGAGGCCGTCCACCGCGAACTGGCCCACGACGCCACGGCCGCCGTGAGCGCACGGGTGCGTGCCGCCCGGCGCTGGGCACACTCGGCGCTCGCCGCGGGCGACCTCTCCGGTGCGCTGGAGCCGTTCGCGCTCGCCGTGGAGCTGCTGGCGCGTACCGCACCGCGCCATGGCGGCCGGCCCAGTGGTGAGCGTCCGTCGGACGGTTTCACCGGGCTGGCGTCGGACGCGGCGGCCTGCGCGATCGGGCTCGGCGACCCGGAGTGTGGTGTGCGGCTGCTGGAACAGGGCCGCGGGGCGCTGCTCGGCCAGGTGCTGGACAGCGGCGCGGTACCGCCGGAACTGCGGGCGGAGCACCCCGGTCTGACCCACCGCATGGAGGAGCTGCGCGCGGCCCTGGACCGCCCGGAGGAGTCGGTCTTCGGCTCCGCCGATACCGTCGCGGGCCGCGCGGGCTCAGGGGCGTGCGGCCTGGACGGTGCGGATCGGCACGCGCTCGCGGAGGAGTGGGAGCGGCTGACGGCGCGAATCCG
This window contains:
- a CDS encoding acyl-CoA dehydrogenase family protein — protein: MTASSVRPVSEREARQVAEAAREQVWHKPSFAKELFLGRFRLDLIHPHPSPAPDDVRRGEAFLVKLREFCETRIDAARIERESRIPDETVNGLKEIGALGMKIDTKYGGMGLTQVYYNKALALAGSVSPAVGALLSAHQSIGVPQPLKLFGTQEQKDLFLPRCARTDISAFLLTEPDVGSDPARLATTAVPDGDDYILDGVKLWTTNGVVADLLVVMARVPRSEGHKGGITAFVVETAAEGVTVENRNAFMGLRGLENGVTRFHRVRVPAISRIGPEGAGLKIALTTLNTGRLSLPAMCAGAGKWCLKIAREWSAAREQWGKPIARHEAVGAKISFIAATTFALEAVIDLASQMADEDRNDIRIEAALAKLYGSEMAWLMTDELVQIRGGRGFETAASLAARGERAVPVEQMLRDMRINRIFEGSTEIMHLLIAREAVDAHLSVAGDLIDPDKSLSDKGKAAAKAGGFYARWLPGLVTGPGQLPGAYGEFHPEGHRDLSPHLRYVERSARKLARSTFYAMSRWQGRMETKQGFLGRIVDIGAELFAMSAACVRAEMLRSRGDHGVEAYQLADAFCRQARIRAEELFGRLWTNTDELDRKVVSGVLSGSYTWLEEGVLDPSGDGPWIADATPGPSTKDNVHRPIR
- a CDS encoding RIP metalloprotease, whose protein sequence is MTTLMTVLGIVVFAVGLLFSIAWHELGHLSTAKLFGIRVPQYMVGFGPTIFSRKKGDTEYGVKAVPLGGYIRMIGMFPPGDDGKIAARSTSPWRGMIEDARSAAFEELQPGDESRLFYTRKPWKRVIVMFAGPFMNLVLAVVIFLGVMMTFGVNTQTTSVGTVSQCVVAASASTDSCPKSAKDSPAKAAGLKPRDKIVAFNGHPTPDWSTLQQDIRKTTGPATITVERDGVRKTLHANLIKNQVAKSDGDGGYVEGQYVTAGFLGFTPASGVVQQSFGQSVDRMGTMVQDGIDSLLDLPSKVPDLWNAAFGDGERKADSPMGVVGAARVGGEVANLDIPPSQRIATMLFLVAGFNLSLFLFNMLPLLPLDGGHIAGALWESVRRHVARLVRRPDPGPFDVAKMMPVAYVIAGVFICFTLLVLVADVVNPVKIS
- a CDS encoding CHAT domain-containing protein — its product is MAGHQPFCPSRHPWDEERADGGRDAGDSSWARSVGGSAGGRQDGGPAYRPGPGRSGPDDPRALAAIGLRLARRGDADGARQWLTRAARTDDPEVLCTVAGVHHRVLGDPRAARPLYERAARYGSTDAMRALGVLLAEQERRPAAEAERWLREAAGTGDPDAAHRLARALHERGELGEAVVWFERAYLTGGDPDALGGLVRTLLALGRADEARGLLEAAAERGGPPAVDGDASPAGQDGAAHPAPPPLRAPPVTPVSQEPPKRPPTAPGPVGPAPSASGADPARPRPAVTIDPGDPLTSADGLRLAYARTGDPQLLELALDMCRLAVQTYRGSARADRYALALSTLGVLLRMADEHERSPGALAEAVETGRAAVAAATREDPEYARHLSGLADSLQEVFERSGDLAVIDEAIALYRTCLSAVPPSHPEHAGLQTDFGTCLLRRACQDPDPALLDEAVLAGRSAVQGTPPGHPRYPIALSNLGAALLQYAIATVHLPALDEAVDAYERALEAFPAGHPARERAQEALDTCARVRQAVHTGRGTIQRPRAAGRGASAGAAAALREAAARLAAYGRSHELPDLEAAVAGFESVLRSSADSGLRAAAANGLGAAARSRHERGGERRDLDRAVDLFADALAMSPPDDPGVNAVRARLSGVLRLRWRLTGDGEDLTAAVELSRAALAATAPEDPCRPERLSGLAGGLLGIFLHHRDPSALAEAVRICREALAATPDDGEARALARSRLAETLRQLAGLEGTGAAEALDEAVALARAALDATPADRPLSAHLRCRLGVTLHQRFTARAGPEDLCAAADAARRAVAATPAGHPDRPERLSVLAQVLRRDHERRRNADGPGAPEGLEELVEAARAAADAAPPGHRLRAQALARYAQALGLRAAAGRDAGARAAAEAVHRELAHDATAAVSARVRAARRWAHSALAAGDLSGALEPFALAVELLARTAPRHGGRPSGERPSDGFTGLASDAAACAIGLGDPECGVRLLEQGRGALLGQVLDSGAVPPELRAEHPGLTHRMEELRAALDRPEESVFGSADTVAGRAGSGACGLDGADRHALAEEWERLTARIRQQPGFEGFMRPPEVPELLAATGGRGPVVIVNVSTLRCDALLLTGRSIRAVPLPALSRVDAVRRADAFFPAVRTAEDGGAAEEDRAAARARVRETLEWLWTAVAEPVLGALGLTGRRPRGAKDGALPRLWWVPTGPLTGLPLHAAGRHDASGRPADCVLDRVVSSYAPTVHALARAARRAGDEPPGPEEPLVVAVPATPDAPAPPGAREGIAALTGRLPATRVLTGERARRDVVLDTLPRHRWAHFACHAVSGIGAASAGRVLLYDHRERPLTPADLARLPLGDARLAYLPGCVTERTGRGPGAEPVHLTGAFHLAGYAHVIGTLWSPGDTAAARIADACCAELTAAGTAGAARALHGAVRALRDAYPAAPMRWAAFVHVGA
- the dxr gene encoding 1-deoxy-D-xylulose-5-phosphate reductoisomerase, whose protein sequence is MTESLADPHLRFPAAAAAAGALRDLVILGSTGSIGTQAIDVVLRNPDRFRVTGLSAAGGRAGLLAEQAHRLRVARVAVARQEAVPELREALAAHYGPGEPLPEILAGPDAATELARSQCHTVLNGITGSIGLAPTLAALEAGRVLALANKESLIVGGPLVRAVAKPGQIVPVDSEHSALFQALLGGSRQEVRKLVVTASGGPFRGRTKEELTSVTPDQALAHPTWDMGPVITINSATLVNKGLEVIEAHLLYDIPFERIEVVVHPQSYIHSMVEFTDGSTLAQASPPDMRMALALGIGWPERVPDAAPGCDWSKAHTWEFFPLDNEAFPSIGLARHVGSLGGTAPAVFNAANEECVDAFLDRKLPFNGIVDTVAEVVAEHGTPTAGTQLTVADVLEAESWARARARELAARAAKATPEARA